A single genomic interval of Halichondria panicea chromosome 2, odHalPani1.1, whole genome shotgun sequence harbors:
- the LOC135331105 gene encoding carboxypeptidase N subunit 2-like — MNIIIMHCHCRVKMKVSSLCACILLVLFVCAEVTSTWKPPTAAPTVAAFGGNLELTDEIPYSSKKERDMFFCPERCACSVQEKIIDCSSMGLDRVPKVPKHTSRLYLHSNRIEALEPTAFSKLHNLTYLILSGNDISAVPVDSFKELTSLKYLILDSNNISSLSEGIFSNLRQLETISLAKNALKFLSGGLFSSNGQVTLLNLQGNQLQRIEGGAFDGLSQLSTLNLDDNLLDKAVFEELNGHPHLSTLRLNNNRIKSLPPPGLLLSALKHLWLSSNQIIGLPAPLMTTCSLETMMLNHNQIRELKLGTFGGCRNLTKLDLRENAIASLPSNIFSGLTSLKNLYLHKNNISNVPRGLFKQLPAIQAIHLEWNQLTGLSPGSFVDLPSLDTLYLHHNELSELEPGTFVNLIKLRNLDLHSNRLTSLKLSVLSVLHSLQKVQLDLLECSCELLHLATWSKRHHIRGITCRGEEGRVTSVHTLGQLCSLKQNNNPAPKEPNKVTSPSDSATPTTQDAMPLHEARVRGPQKLQERETTIRRLNDPPIMTVPRGPIVHKPSAERVMLKLDEIQHSIIQLQFRLAHVETLLDKSVGARRRRVCIHEGTRLEVGDQWMSGRSFCSCSEAGSVECSLG; from the exons atgaatataattattatgcactgtCACTGTAGGGTCAAGATGAAAGTGTCTAGCTTGTGTGCGTGTATTCTCTTAGTACTATTTGTGTGTGCTGAGGTAACATCCACCTGGAAGCCCCCCACAGCTGCTCCAACAGTTGCAGCTTTTGGAGGAAATCTGGAGCTCACGGATGAGATACCTTACAGCAGCAAGAAAGAGCGTGACATGTTCTTCTGCCCTGAAAGATGTGCGTGCTCTGTGCAAGAGAAGATAATAGACTGCTCCTCTATGGGGTTAGATCGTGTCCCTAAGGTTCCCAAGCACACATCTAGATT GTATCTGCACAGCAACAGAATAGAAGCTCTTGAGCCCACTGCATTCAGCAAGCTTCATAACCTGACCTATCT GATTCTGAGTGGCAATGACATCAGTGCTGTGCCTGTGGACTCTTTCAAGGAATTGACCTCCCTCAAATACTT GATCCTCGACAGCAACAACATCAGCTCACTATCTGAGGGGATTTTCTCCAATCTACGGCAACTGGAAACAAT AAGTTTAGCAAAAAATGCACTTAAGTTCTTGTCGGGTGGGCTGTTCTCAAGTAACGGCCAAGTCACCTTGCT GAATTTACAAGGGAACCAGTTACAGAGAATTGAGGGCGGTGCTTTTGATGGCCTCTCTCAGCTCTCCACTCT TAACCTTGACGACAACCTCCTTGACAAGGCTGTGTTTGAAGAGCTCAATGGCCACCCTCATCTCTCCACCCT tcgaCTGAACAACAACCGTATCAAGTCTCTACCTCCTCCTGGACTGTTACTATCCGCCCTCAAGCACTT GTGGCTGTCGTCCAATCAGATTATTGGTCTGCCGGCACCGCTGATGACCACTTGCTCACTGGAGACAAT GATGCTCAACCACAATCAGATTAGAGAGTTGAAGCTGGGCACCTTCGGGGGATGTAGGAACCTCACCAAGCT AGACTTGCGAGAGAATGCCATAGCTTCTCTACCATCCAACATCTTCTCAGGACTGACTAGCCTCAAGAACTT ATACCTCCATAAGAACAATATTTCCAATGTGCCTCGAGGACTGTTTAAGCAACTGCCTGCGATACAAGCCAT ACATCTTGAGTGGAACCAGCTCACTGGACTGTCTCCTGGGAGCTTTGTGGACCTCCCCTCTCTAGACACACT CTACCTCCACCACAATGAGCTGTCAGAGCTAGAGCCAGGGACTTTTGTGAACCTTATAAAGTTACGAAATCT TGATCTTCATAGCAATCGCCTCACCTCTCTTAAGCTGAGCGTACTGAGTGTACTACACTCTCTGCAGAAAGT GCAGCTGGATCTGCTCGAGTGCTCATGTGAGCTCCTTCATTTGGCGACGTGGAGTAAGAGACACCACATTCGAGGGATCACTTGTCGGGGAGAAGAAGGAAGGGTCACCTCCGTACACACACTGGGACAACTCTGCTCACTCAAACAGAATAACAACCCAG CACCCAAAGAGCCGAACAAGGTCACCTCTCCCAGCGACAGTGCTACGCCCACCACCCAGGATGCTATGCCCCTTCACGAGGCTCGGGTGAGAGGACCTCAGAAGCTCCAGGAGAGAGAGACAACA ATTAGAAGACTGAACGACCCGCCCATTATGACAGTACCTAGAGGACCCATTGTCCACAAGCCCTCGGCAGAAAGGGTAATGCTCAAACTGGACGAGATACAGCACTCAATCATACAGCTGCAGTTCAGA CTGGCTCATGTTGAGACTCTATTAGACAAAAGTGTGGGTGCACGCAGGAGACGAGTGTGCATTCACGAGGGGACTCGACTGGAGGTAGGTGACCAGTGGATGAGTGGGAGGAGCTTCTGTTCCTGCTCAGAG GCTGGGAGTGTAGAGTGCTCACTGGGCTGA
- the LOC135331111 gene encoding uncharacterized protein LOC135331111 has translation MQLCKSTRILMLMSLVVAPTLGCHPDQEGGVSANIACSQSSMQVTWDIPKLLESSPQQTTQGVECVNMLQFNCTYNGTVVADGVLTKDWCIQFRSNPPLNPMQTFTENVSLPAGAVCKLSGCYLWTTYQYGDVFMDRTDYALSEKSCTVANSADVSKTVMPTATIRPLTTVHPLLSPTLMAPLTSITSQTDLTVTPTSVRRGPTTMLVSAPSPALHTPTDISAPQFVSLFFVSLFSLLLLLSSIFIVVMVRVNLRANRRLQQTNRKYFDGLKDFDSFNPVSSSAIISAVSVPSLIDTFGDGAGNSCPNYEVQNGYSNLAKEEEHAGSPDSDISSVPYEVMNSVSQQQLAIPPMHLQSTMNASDDTSISFDLLSLQSLDHHTVSLSEVQVIERTEDYICHNLSIM, from the exons ATGCAGCTTTGCAAAAGTACACGTATACTGATGTTGATGAGCCTGGTGGTGGCACCGACGCTGGGTTGCCATCCTG ATCAAGAAGGGGGTGTGTCTGCTAACATTGCCTGCAGCCAGAGCTCCATGCAAGTCACCTGGGACATACCAAAGCTCCTTGAATCCTCCCCCCAGCAGACAACGCAGGGGGTAGAATGTGTGAACATGTTGCAGTTCAACTGTACCTACAATGGAACAGTG GTTGCTGATGGAGTGTTGACAAAGGATTGGTGCATCCAGTTTAGGTCAAACCCTCCACTCAATCCGATGCAAACCTTCACTGAAAATGTCTCCCTGCCTGCTGGTGCAGTATGCAAGTTGTCAGGATGCTATTTGTGGACCACTTACCAATATGGTGATGTATTTATGGACCGAACAGATTATGCACTATCGGAGAAATCATGCACCGTTGCCAACTCAGCAG ATGTTTCAAAGACTGTGATGCCAACTGCGACCATACGTCCATTAACTACTGTCCATCCACTACTATCTCCTACTCTAATGGCGCCTCTGACTAGCATCACCTCACAAACTGATCTCACAGTCACACCTACTTCCGTAAGGAGAGGACCAACTACAATGCTTGTATCAGCACCTTCACCAGCACTGCACACACCCACTG ATATTAGTGCTCCTCAGTTTGTCTCGTTGTTCTTTGTTTCTCTGTTTTCTTTGCTTCTACTGCTGTCCTCAATCTTTATTGTCGTCATGGTGAGAGTAAATTTGAGGGCCAACCGAAG GCTGCAACAAACTAATCGGAAATACTTTGATGGTCTGAAAGATTTTGATAGTTTCAATCCAGTCAGCTCATCCGCAATTATCAGTGCAGTATCAGTTCCATCTCTTATCGACACTTTTGGCGATGGTGCTGGAAACAGTTGCCCAAACTATGAAGTACAAAATGGCTACTCTAATCTGGCAAAGGAAGAAGAACATGCTGGGAGTCCAGATAGTGACATTAGCTCAGTCCCTTATGAAGTGATGAATTCTGTAAGCCAACAACAACTGGCCATTCCACCCATGCACCTTCAGAGTACGATGAATGCATCAGATGACACCTCAATATCGTTTGATTTGCTGAGTCTACAGTCATTGGATCATCATACTGTGTCACTAAGCGAGGTACAAGTCATTGAAAGAACTGAGGACTACATCTGTCATAACCTGTCTATCATGTAG
- the LOC135331126 gene encoding thrombospondin type-1 domain-containing protein 7A-like, whose protein sequence is MTQLLLACSIQMLLLCLPAMQTASTCPACGDYGIAMSEGVSLLCNNTTVEIVYSLSNYLTLALMCTSPDRNTIKEITIECESDRGHFSKTLNLTAEGILPGDECVARGCYEDDFYESYNLASYSCTIPRDCVWSEWGEWSECDGECGEGRQTRSRVVVTTSKGTGRDCSGLSSQNRTCNNNPCLEITAVPSPAATAYFPVTMGEHSPSTSSEWTVPVMAALFSALLLVLIIATTLILLLIVCCTTRTRRLGKVSFLRDASTVINNEAYVVKVKH, encoded by the exons ATGACTCAATTGCTCTTGGCCTGTAGTATCCAGATGCTACTTCTGTGTCTGCCTGCCATGCAAACTGCATCAACATGCCCTGCAT GTGGAGATTATGGCATAGCCATGAGTGAAGGTGTCTCTCTCTTGTGCAACAACACAACTGTGGAGATTGTGTACAGTCTCTCAAACTACTTGACTTTAGCTCTGATGTGCACCAGCCCTGACAGAAAT ACGATAAAGGAAATAACCATCGAATGTGAGTCGGACCGTGGACACTTCAGCAAGACACTCAACCTGACAGCTGAGGGTATTCTGCCGGGAGACGAGTGTGTTGCTAGAGGTTGCTACGAGGATGATTTCTACGAATCATATAACCTGGCCAGCTACAGCTGTACAATACCCC gtgACTGTGTGTGGAGTGAGTGGGGAGAGTGGAGCGAGTGTGACGGTGAGTGTGGAGAGGGGAGACAGACCAGGAGCAGGGTCGTTGTGACCACATCAAAGGGAACTGGGAGGGACTGCTCAGGACTCTCCAGCCAGAACAGGACGTGCAACAACAACCCATGTTTAG AAATTACAGCTGTGCCATCACCCGCAGCAACTGCTTATTTTCCAGTGACTATGG GAGAACATAGTCCTAGTACTAGTTCAGAGTGGACAGTTCCAGTGATGGCAGCTCTTTTCAGTGCGCTCCTTCTTGTGCTAATCATAGCCACCACACTAATCCTACTCCTGATTGTCTGCTGTACCACTAGAACTAGAAG GCTCGGCAAAGTGTCGTTTTTAAGAGATGCCTCGACAGTGATCAATAACGAAGCCTATGTGGTGAAAGTCAAACACTAA
- the LOC135331132 gene encoding uncharacterized protein LOC135331132: protein MAILSCSVLVLQMLLLCIPAMHAAGNACVITCGEHSSQIHDDLISLDCGNSTIIIDYSMTSTLSLYLPSLDLTCTSADNSSVYTSRNIVCELDSTKSGHRTKTLNLTAEGILPGDDCVISGCYETKEMSTHTLHNVRCTVPRDCVWGEWSECAGECGEGRQTRSRVVMTTSKGTGRGCSGPSSQNMTCNSCTTVAEPIKASMNSSTSDCNTTTCHQYAVCTGLPTPQCSCLSGYTGDGYECVHVVTEDWMPLVVAVVTALIIFVAIAVILLSAIFIYRFNRRHRYLDHRRLRKLMGTFDPNFTPNLSTNLKKYAAVSEISVFDTLFPPTHHPQTDYITLDQLGIYIHTNRRRPSDSDSCMELDAAGLPDSKEESSLQTVNCSQSPRNSIVNGSTFSLDVTMVQALFQMPGTFHNSYAMSDDSEGRDTPDSEPQDFVEDMLRIDIENISDEEDGQYIVTEGGERTVECLLQETVEQNVSPEVSEPQDFVEDMLRIDIDNISDEEDNQYIVTESGLLKKNVERNVSPEISLEIVSDDDCSQPCDVDECYINVGGVCFTYPSSEHIEHSQWTNHSTDFNKAHSSQPSLALEQNCHLLPSPFSTSTPSIFVNNNNY from the exons ATGGCTATTCTGTCCTGTAGTGTGCTTGTGTTGCAGATGCTCCTACTGTGTATACCTGCCATGCACGCGGCAGGTAATGCCTGCGTTATTACAT GTGGAGAACATAGCTCCCAAATACACGATGATCTAATCTCTCTCGACTGTGGCAACTCAACCATCATCATCGACTATTCTATGActagcactctaagtctttaTCTCCCAAGCCTTGATCTAACATGCACAAGTGCAGACAACTCCAGTGTATAT ACATCAAGAAATATCGTTTGTGAGTTAGATAGTACTAAAAGTGGACATCGCACCAAGACGCTCAACCTGACAGCTGAGGGTATTCTGCCGGGAGATGATTGTGTTATTAGTGGTTGCTACGAGACTAAAGAGATGTCTACACATACACTGCATAATGTCAGGTGTACGGTTCCAC gtgactgtgtgtggggagagtgGAGCGAGTGTGCCGGTGAGTGTGGAGAGGGGAGACAGACCAGGAGCAGGGTCGTTATGACCACATCAAAGGGAActgggaggggctgctcagGACCCTCCAGCCAGAACATGACGTGCAACTCCTGTACAACTG TTGCTGAGCCAATAAAGGCATCAATGAATTCAAGTACGAGTGACTGCAACACTACCACTTGTCATCAATATGCTGTGTGCACTGGCTTGCCCACTCCACAGTGCTCCTGTCTGAGTGGCTACACTGGCGATGGATATGAGTGTGTCCATGTTG TGACAGAAGACTGGATGCCTCTGGTGGTTGCTGTAGTAACTGCACTAATCATCTTCGTAGCCATTGCAGTGATTTTGCTGAGTGCAATTTTCATTTACAGATTCAACAGAAG ACATCGTTATCTGGACCACAGACGTTTAAGAAAGCTTATGGGG ACATTTGACCCAAATTTCACCCCCAATTTATCCACCAATCTCAAGAAATACGCCGCTGTCTCAGAAATCTCAGTATTCGATACCCTCTTCCCACCAACCCACCATCCTCAAACTGATTACATCACTCTGGATCAACTGGGCATTTATATCCATACCAACCGACGCAGACCATCGGACTCGGACAGCTGCATGGAACTGGATGCTGCAGGGCTCCCCGACAGCAAAGAAGAGTCTTCTCTACAAACCGTAAACTGCTCACAATCACCAAGAAACTCAATAGTCAACGGCTCTACGTTTTCCCTGGACGTTACTATGGTTCAAGCACTATTTCAAATGCCAGGGACGTTCCATAACTCGTATGCCATGTCTGACGATAGTGAGGGTAGAGACACGCCGGATTCTGAACCACAGGACTTTGTTGAGGACATGCTGAGAATAGACATTGAGAATATATCTGATGAAGAAGATGGCCAGTATATAGTCACAGAAGGTGGAGAAAGAACTGTGGAATGTTTGCTACAAGAAACAGTCGAGCAAAATGTTTCTCCGGAAGTTTCTGAACCTCAGGACTTTGTCGAGGACATGTTGAGAATAGACATTGACAATATCTCTGATGAAGAAGACAACCAGTATATAGTTACAGAAAGTGGATTGTTAAAAAAAAACGTCGAGCGAAATGTTTCTCCGGAAATTTCTCTCGAGATAGTGAGTGATGATGACTGCTCACAACCCTGTGATGTAGATGAGTGTTATATCAACGTTGGTGGTGTTTGCTTCACATACCCCTCCAGTGAACACATTGAGCACAGTCAATGGACCAATCATTCTACAGACTTTAATAAAGCGCATTCATCACAACCCTCATTAGCTTTAGAGCAGAACTGTCACTTATTACCCTCCCCATTCAGTACCTCGACTCCCTCAATTTttgtcaataataataattattga
- the LOC135331136 gene encoding uncharacterized protein LOC135331136, which translates to MTMVPLSLCGLLLILPLTSLAQECDLPGDSAMTDHYVKPNLTCTDNGLRIQLYHDYYPADEYDLRDSRIQLFYKCHSPSGNVKNDTVPNSERTRLDGFVYHVPLSPPFTSVSALCFVWGCYEVSTTDSIFEHYLINNVTCEYKAPVTEPTTEPTVPDATNPPLIVSDPYSSSILIPSPTGTVPAPTGTIPTPTTTPLPTDSSAGNISAVVVVVVILALAVVCVLVLLGIILRFQQVQRRKNYLMRYYNYSEPIDPYFSPIDINAKVKVAVSVVSVFDTFLPNPPPPDSTDDDRSEVLQGMNPNSDSSSVQSVQFMGHTTVNNNTMEPPPESTKEKRRPSVDDLNKEPNQKDAPRESDYESYNYLPVKNNPGYVIGNFQPSTIPVQGVQQQQEHGDYIPHADMTRTTPRTLYWNQNRGEPKPYQFRTQLSSSASSGYVTDVTTTPASDYYKPLMTPDPGMSAMKHLPSHLLQTEYPVFDSTQTIDEVLSEEDDADSVGYNLDEGGEFDAISGVSEDKYVESVFAECSLSLNPSHFEPINYDELVEPTSPTYVNTTPGAELYHSQLNDVY; encoded by the exons ATGACAATGGTTCCTCTGAGTCTCTGTGGTCTGCTGCTGATACTACCACTAACCTCACTAGCACAGGAATGTGACTTACCAGGTG ACAGTGCTATGACCGACCACTACGTCAAACCTAATCTAACGTGCACCGACAACGGATTAAGAATTCAACTTTATCATGACTACTACCCTGCTGATGAATACGATCTTCGTGATTCTCGTATTCAGTTATTCTACAAGTGTCACAGCCCCTCAGGAAAC GTCAAAAATGACACGGTGCCTAATAGTGAGAGAACTCGTCTTGATGGCTTTGTCTATCATGTTCCCCTCTCTCCACCGTTCACTAGTGTTTCGGCTCTCTGTTTCGTGTGGGGCTGTTACGAAGTCAGTACGACAGACAGTATTTTTGAACATTACCTTATTAACAATGTCACTTGTGAATATAAAG CACCAGTGACAGAGCCTACCACAGAGCCTACTGTTCCCGATGCCACAAATCCTCCGCTTATTGTTTCTGATCCTTATTCTAGCTCCATTCTCATTCCATCTCCAACAGGCACTGTTCCAGCACCCACAGGGACTATACCCACTCCAACAACAACCCCCCTACCTACTGACTCCTCAG CTGGCAATATTTCAGCTGTGGTCGTTGTTGTGGTGATCTTGGCTCTggctgtggtgtgtgttttaGTGCTGCTGGGTATCATCCTTAGGTTCCAGCAGGTGCAGAG GCGGAAGAACTATCTGATGAGATACTACAACTATTCTGAG CCCATTGACCCCTACTTCAGTCCAATCGACATCAATGCTAAAGTGAAGGTAGCTGTCTCCGTTGTGAGTGTGTTCGATACGTTCCTCCCGAACCCCCCTCCTCCTGACTCAACTGATGATGATCGATCAGAAGTGCTTCAGGGAATGAACCCCAACAGTGACAGCTCCTCCGTCCAGTCTGTCCAATTTATGGGCCATACTACAGTCAACAATAATACGATGGAGCCACCCCCTGAGTCTACCAAAGAGAAGCGAAGACCTTCAGTTGATGATTTGAATAAAGAGCCAAATCAGAAAGATGCTCCTCGTGAAAGCGACTATgagtcctataattatttgccagTGAAAAACAATCCAGGATATGTCATTGGAAACTTTCAGCCTTCCACAATTCCCGTACAAGGTGTgcagcagcagcaggagcATGGAGACTACATACCACACGCGGACATGACTCGCACGACTCCAAGGACCCTGTATTGGAATCAAAACAGGGGTGAACCAAAACCGTACCAATTTCGAACACAATTAAGCAGCTCGGCCAGCAGTGGCTATGTAACTGATGTGACTACTACACCAGCTTCCGATTACTACAAGCCCCTAATGACCCCTGACCCTGGAATGAGCGCAATGAAGCACCTCCCCTCACACCTGCTGCAGACTGAGTATCCGGTGTTTGATTCAACACAGACCATAGACGAAGTGTTGAGCGAGGAAGATGATGCTGACTCGGTCGGGTACAACCTTGATGAGGGCGGGGAATTTGATGCGATCAGTGGTGTGTCCGAGGATAAGTATGTTGAGAGCGTCTTTGCTGAGTGCAGCCTATCGTTGAACCCCTCCCATTTTGAACCCATCAACTACGATGAGTTAGTAGAACCAACAAGCCCAACCTACGTCAACACAACACCAGGAGCAGAACTCTATCATTCACAACTAAATGACGTATATTGA
- the LOC135331137 gene encoding uncharacterized protein LOC135331137, whose protein sequence is MILPLEVLCVLALSPWIFASAQSGKCEFKLDAMCSTSGAAVKWTVPTEHEVYSINGIHYSCTNSNTSTVWTHRDDICFNRRGNDKIVLPQRTDFSAMTHIVGRELPTGTICIFTAFSFDEYEDDRCDETANCTVGESFTLPASCDVSNSSNDMKKNCSCSCSPGFEGNTESFDGNTCEAINVTIETDVTVSLTNSITPSTSMLELSMTSILVETYSQIEVVVTPTPSVEMGDLETLSSDHGMTIKTELFKVEHTRSTGTGMLSPTPTPVMQDDNSAQRSNLIIAFTLSAVLILVILLIPGLMWVVIVCRNSKIKRSHDKLAMPFETLRFERIDQDFNPIDINKMIFVSESMPSLFHTFGSGDPNLELGKEEADFDSQSTQTEINSPAKYRESITMNETDEEETILKIEQQISLDSSTDMSSGYVTDSIKSGHLYEQTSEYIEALNFENDQNSFNERPVIDAINHSSSTVPNMEAKPSDYLVTNTKSVHTTIAMDSKEVSKYLWNANMELLQQPADYILPTFAKPQVFFNFPKEVMHDN, encoded by the exons ATGATCCTACCACTGGAGGTCTTGTGTGTTTTAGCACTATCACCTTGGATTTTTGCAAGTGCTCAGAGTGGAAAATGTGAAT TTAAACTAGATGCAATGTGCTCAACCAGTGGTGCTGCAGTAAAATGGACCGTCCCCACAGAACATGAGGTGTACTCAATCAATGGCATTCACTACTCATGTACCAATTCCAAT ACTAGCACTGTGTGGACTCATAGAGATGATATCTGTTTCAACAGACGTGGAAATGATAAAATAGTACTACCACAACGAACAGATTTTTCCGCAATGACTCACATAGTTGGGAGGGAGCTTCCCACTGGAACAATCTGCATTTTTACAGCATTTTCATTCGATGAATATGAAGATGACCGGTGCGATGAAACAGCTAACTGCACAGTGGGAG agtcgtTTACATTGCCTGCTAGCTGTGATGTCAGCAACAGCAGCAACGATATGAAGAAGAACTGTAGTTGCTCGTGCAGTCCGGGCTTTGAAGGAAATACTGAATCATTTGATGGAAATACAT gTGAGGCAATAAATGTCACAATTGAAACGGACGTTACTGTGAGCTTGACAAACTCCATCACACCTTCTACATCAATGCTAGAACTCAGCATGACATCAATACTAGTGGAAACTTATTCACAGATAGAGGTGGTGGTGACTCCTACACCTTCAGTGGAAATGGGAGATCTAGAGACGCTTTCATCTG ATCATGGAATGACTATCAAAACTGAGCTATTTAAAGTGGAGCATACAAGATCAACAG GAACTGGAATGTTGAGTCCAACACCTACTCCTGTAATGCAAGATGACAACAGTGCCCAAAGGAGTAATCTGATAATCGCTTTCACACTATCAGCAGTTCTGATACTGGTCATACTTTTAATTCCTGGGTTGATGTGGGTGGTCATTGTCTGCCGGAATAGCAAGATAAAAAG ATCGCATGACAAACTAGCTATGCCTTTTGAAACTCTAAGGTTTGAG AGGATTGACCAAGACTTTAATCCAATTGACATTAACAAGATGATATTTGTGAGCGAATCAATGCCCAGTTTATTCCACACATTTGGTTCAGGAGACCCAAACTTAGAACTGGGAAAAGAAGAAGCTGATTTTGACTCACAGAGCACCCAAACCGAAATAAACTCACCGGCAAAATATAGAGAGTCCATTACAATGAATGAGACAGATGAAGAAGAAACAATTTTGAAAATTGAGCAACAGATCAGCTTAGACAGTTCTACTGATATGAGTTCGGGGTACGTTACCGACTCAATAAAGTCTGGTCACCTGTACGAGCAAACATCAGAATATATCGAAGCCTTAAACTTTGAAAATGACCAGAATAGCTTCAACGAAAGACCTGTCATTGATGCAATCAATCATTCATCATCTACGGTACCAAACATGGAAGCGAAACCTAGTGATTACTTGGTAACCAATACTAAAAGTGTACATACCACTATCGCAATGGACTCTAAAGAAGTAAGCAAGTACCTCTGGAATGCAAACATGGAATTATTACAACAGCCAGCTGACTACATACTACCCACCTTTGCcaagccacaagtattttTTAACTTCCCTAAGGAAGTGatgcatgataattaa